The genome window TTCGCCAGAAATTGAATTAATTGAAAAGATTTTAAAGAAGAAGGGACAAATACTCGATGTTGAGAAAGGAGAGCCCGATATTGAAATTCTCTCTGATTTTATCAATCGTGCAAGTACAACTGGAGGATACAAAGATATTGATTCACTGACCGATTCGATTAGAAAGTATATTGTAGATGTAATAAATGAAGTAGCAGCTCCTAATCTTGAGTATCATATCAAATTCCTAAAAGGTTTAAAAAGTCGCTTGCAGAATAGGAATGAACCCATTTGGATATTCACAACCAACTATGATTTATGCTTTGAAATGGCAGCGGCAAAAGCACATATTCCTGTACACAATGGTTTTGAAGGAATTGCAAATAGATATTTTGACATCGAAAGATTAGATCTGAAATATGGAAAAGTCGATTATCATACAAGGAAATTTGAACCTTTTAAAGAACCGCATATTATACTTGTGAAACTTCACGGTTCTATTTCATGGTTCAAAGATGATGTAAACACTTTCGAATCCTTTTTAAGTGAAAATGCACCAAATAGATGCATGATTCTTCCCAGACGAACTAAAGTCATAGAAACACTTGAAGCGCCATACGACAAATTATTCCGATACGCTTCATCTATAATTGGAAATCAATGCAAGTTTATTGTATCCTGTGGATATAGTTACCGTGATGAGCATATTAATGATATTTTGTTTGTTCCCAAACTAAACAATAGATCTCTTAGACTCTTTGCTTTGTCAAAAGATGAAACTCCCGAAATGTCAAATTTGAAAGAACATCCAAGTTTTCATTACCTGGTTAACGATAAAGTTTATTACAACAAGAATGAACAAAGCGCAAGTTTTAATCTCTGGGATTTTAAAAAGTTTGCAGACTTATTTTAACTAATCAGATAGGAAAAAATGATGGATTACAAAATTGGAAAAGTATTATCGGTATCAGGAGAGGAAATAAATATTTCACTCTTTGATTATTCTTCTACTGGAGAAGTCATTTATGGTGTCCAAGAGAATATGAGTGTAACTATAAATACACATGAGGGTCCGATTCCGGTTTTAGTTGGTCAGCCTGGTACTTTTGTACTGATTGCAATTCCAAATGGAAAGCTGTTGGCAATGATTTCAGATATCTCTATGAGAGATACACCTGTTTCCAGCGGTGAGATAAAGAAACTCCAAATTACAGATCAATACATAATAAGTAGTTCAATTAGAATTTTATCAGTAATTCCGGTTGGAACAATTGATGCTTCTGGAAATTTCGAGAGAGGAACCGATATTTTACCGACAGTAAACAATGACGTCTTTGCTGTTTTACCGAATGTTATTGACAGAATTTATGAATCGTTTGCTGAAGGAAATTTTTCAATCGGGGAACTTTCCTTAATTAGGGATCAAGAGGCAAAAATTAATTTTGATGCTTTTCTATCACGACATGCTGCGATTTTAGGGCAAACGGGTGGCGGAAAATCCTGGACAGTAGCTTCACTGCTGCAAAACATTTCACGATTCCCTAAATCAACGGTTGTTCTTTTTGATTTACATGGGGAATACAAACAAAGCGTTGATGGCACAAGTGTATTTGGCGATGATGCTGAATACATCAATGCGGGTGATTTGGAGTTCCCTTACTGGCTTATGAAAAGCGATGAACTTCTAGGTTTGATGGTTGATAGAACTGAGGCGGCAGCACCTAATCAAATTGCAAAATTTAAGGAACTATTACAAGCTGCTAAAGTAAGTCATTCAGAGAATCAATCATTAGGTATTCCCAAAATTACTATAGATACACCTGTGTATTTCAATTTCGATTCTATTATTACCGAGTTTCGTCGACTTGATGTTGAAATGGTACAAGGCTCTACAAAACTAGTTAAAGGTCCATTAAATGGTGATTTCACAAGACTTTTAATGCGAATTGATTCAAGATTAAACGACAAACGTTATGATTTAATCTTCAATCCAACAACATACAACAGTTCCGCATCAATGGAAGAATTATTTCGAAAGATATTAGGTGAGGAATCTAATCCCAAAAAATTAGTAATTGTTGACATGAGTGCGATTCCATTCGATGTTCGCAATTCCGTTATTTCTCTTTTGTTACGCTGCCTTTTTGATTTCTCCTATTGGTATAAAAAGGTGAACTCGACATCATATCCTATTTCTGTATTTTGTGATGAAGCACATATTTACTTCAACGAGAAAGACCTTAATTCGGAGGCGGCAAGATTATCAGCCGAAAGAATTGCAAAAGAAGGACGCAAGTATGGAATAAGTTTAACCGTAATCAGTCAAAGACCACGAGAGGTTTCTGCAACTATTTTATCGCAATGTAACTCATTTCTTTGTTTAAGAATTTCTAATCCCGAAGACCAGTCATACGTTAAAAGTTTGTTGCCAGATTCAATACGAGGAATAGTAAGTATGTTTTCCAATCTCAGGCGTGGTGAGTGTATTTTGCTTGGTGATTCTGTCATGATGCCAACAAGGATTAAAATTCGCAGACCAGAACCTGCACCAAATAGTGCAGATACTTCATTCTATAAAGAATGGAATAAACCACATGAAGAAATCCAGTTTGCACCAGTTCTGGACGCTTGGCGTAAACAGCAAGTAAGTTAATGACAACCGACACCTCAGAAAAGGGATTTGAAGCGCACATCACGCAGCACCTGTGTCTGGTGAATGCTTTTGAGGAGAGGCATTTCAGCCAGTATAACCGGGCGGAGTGTGCGGATGAGGATCTGCTTTTCCGGTTTCTTGAGAGCACGCAGGAAAAAGAGATTGCCAAACTAAAGACGGTTCACGGAAGTAATTTCAGGAGCAAACTGCTTTACCGTATTAACAGCCAGATAAAAACTTTCGGCATTATTGAGGTATTGCGAAAAGGCATTACCGACAACAATGTAAAGCTGAAACTGTTTTATGATAAGCCCGTCTCCTCTCTGAATGAAAAGGATGTGGCACTTTATAACAAAAATATTTTTTCTGTTACCCGTCAGGTGCATTACAGCATGCAGAATGAAAACAGTCTTGATATGGTTGTTTTCATTAACGGGCTTCCAATTATAACATTTGAACTGAAAAATGAGCTGACCAAGCAGACCGTTAAAGATGCCATAAAGCAATATAAAACCAACCGTGACAGCCGTGAGGAGCTCTTCCGCCTTGGCAGGTGCATGGTTCATTTTGCCGTTGATACCGAACAGGTTTGGATGACAACGCATCTGC of Ignavibacteriales bacterium contains these proteins:
- a CDS encoding DUF87 domain-containing protein; amino-acid sequence: MMDYKIGKVLSVSGEEINISLFDYSSTGEVIYGVQENMSVTINTHEGPIPVLVGQPGTFVLIAIPNGKLLAMISDISMRDTPVSSGEIKKLQITDQYIISSSIRILSVIPVGTIDASGNFERGTDILPTVNNDVFAVLPNVIDRIYESFAEGNFSIGELSLIRDQEAKINFDAFLSRHAAILGQTGGGKSWTVASLLQNISRFPKSTVVLFDLHGEYKQSVDGTSVFGDDAEYINAGDLEFPYWLMKSDELLGLMVDRTEAAAPNQIAKFKELLQAAKVSHSENQSLGIPKITIDTPVYFNFDSIITEFRRLDVEMVQGSTKLVKGPLNGDFTRLLMRIDSRLNDKRYDLIFNPTTYNSSASMEELFRKILGEESNPKKLVIVDMSAIPFDVRNSVISLLLRCLFDFSYWYKKVNSTSYPISVFCDEAHIYFNEKDLNSEAARLSAERIAKEGRKYGISLTVISQRPREVSATILSQCNSFLCLRISNPEDQSYVKSLLPDSIRGIVSMFSNLRRGECILLGDSVMMPTRIKIRRPEPAPNSADTSFYKEWNKPHEEIQFAPVLDAWRKQQVS
- a CDS encoding SIR2 family protein; amino-acid sequence: MDITLSELFPNSNMGLSQIGFFFGAGSSFAAGYPLTSKLTTHVLKKLSSPEIELIEKILKKKGQILDVEKGEPDIEILSDFINRASTTGGYKDIDSLTDSIRKYIVDVINEVAAPNLEYHIKFLKGLKSRLQNRNEPIWIFTTNYDLCFEMAAAKAHIPVHNGFEGIANRYFDIERLDLKYGKVDYHTRKFEPFKEPHIILVKLHGSISWFKDDVNTFESFLSENAPNRCMILPRRTKVIETLEAPYDKLFRYASSIIGNQCKFIVSCGYSYRDEHINDILFVPKLNNRSLRLFALSKDETPEMSNLKEHPSFHYLVNDKVYYNKNEQSASFNLWDFKKFADLF